The genomic interval TCCTATTTTTTTCATATTTTTTGAGGCCCCATGTGAGCTGCGATCGCTATTTTGATAATGACCTTCTGGGCGTTACCAAAAATACTGATTGACTTCGAACGACGGTTTGATTGGTGGCCAGTCCTGCCAAGGCTCAAGATAGTTGCGTCTTCGCTGGGGCATGCGATCGCATGTACCCAGACTTGGGACAGTGGAACCAGCGCCAGCATCGGGCGCAAGCAATTAATTGGATCAATAGAATATTCTTTATTGAATAAGCCTGGCTTATAGACTGAATTGAGCATTACGTTCTAAACTCGAGCCCCAAAGGGGTTTACCCCCGGAAAGATTGGTATAGACTGATAGTCATGGCAGAAGCCGAAAGGATTGATTAAAGTCAATCGAAGCCTTGGCTATACTGGGCCTAAGCCTGGTTTTTGGGCTTCACCCTATTGCCATCGCTACCAGCGATCCAGTTTTGATGCGCTGCAAGGAGGTTTTGTGGTCAGTTTTCGGCTATCGATCTGCCGCAGGTTTTGGGTTGCCGCTGGCGTCCTGATAGTCAGCGCCATGCAGCCCCATTGAGGAGCGGGATGGATGGGCCAGGGAAGGGAGGTCACAGCTTGAGGCTTGCTGTGACCTCCCTCCCTAACCCGATCCCCTCTCCTTCTCCAGCACTGGTTCAGAGAGAGATGACCAGGGGCAAAAGCGTGGGGCCTCCATCGCCAACAGCAGCTCCGCACCCCTTTGCCCTGGTGCCTGAACCAGCCTACCCCGGTCGGTCTCCCCAAAGAAAGACCGGGGTGGGTTTCCTCTTCACCACCTCTGCTGCAGCCAGGCTACAACGCAGGTCACAACAGTGGCCACAGCGAACGTAGGACATGATTGCCTATTCGTGCGATCGCTGGCAGACAGTCCTAACGCTTGCCTGGCTGAGGATCCCCACAATATCGATGAGGCCGTGTTTTGGCCCCTGCAAATTCCCGTTTTGTTGGTTATGCTTTAGCCAGCCGATGTTCTAACTCAAAGCGCTATGAATCAGAAGAATGTACTGTCCGTGCTTGGCTGCTCAGGCTCATTGGCGCTAGCCGTAGCATTTGCCAGTCCTGCCTCTGCGAGTTTGATGGCGCCAGGTGAGGCTGAACAACTTCGGGCTGAAGCGGCTTTTTTGGTGGCCAGCCAGGACCGGGGCAGCACTCTGCGCGATGCCCTGGGCTGTAGCTGTGCCACCTGCCAATCTACCCAGCGACAAACCCTGTTCTAAACTTCTCTGGTTTGCAAACAGATTGCCCTGGGTCTGGGCCGGTGGTGATTCGCCCCGGCAGGCTGTTTAGGAATCTGGCTGTTTAAGAATAAGTAGGAATGGGCGTAAGTAGAAAGGCACTATCGAAGACGCGATTAAAAACTTAAGCTCTGCGCAGGGTGGGCAAAGCAAAATCGGCCCATCAACACCGCTGATTGAAGAGTAAATTATCGCGATCAAACACTCTCTCCGAGTCCTCTAAAGGGCGATCGCAGGTCTTTCAGCATTAAGATCCACCTGTGCCTGTCTGGCCACTATTGAGGCAGGTGCCGTAAGATTTTGTTGACCTGGTAAGCTGTCCCTATGGACTTTGAGCAGGCGATCGCCGCCGCCAATGCCAAGCTGCAAGCCCACTGCGATCGCTCCCTCACCGACCTAGAGATCGATCTGTTGCGCGGTGCCTGGAATAACCTCACCTACGAGCAAATCGCTGACCTATCGGGCTACTCGCTCAACTACCTCCAGCGCGACTTTGGGCCCCGGTTCTGGAGGCTGCTGAGCGAGGCCTATGGCCGCAAGGTGAGTAAGGTCAACGCCAGGGCGGTGTTGTCGAAGGGGGTGGGGAGTGGGAGAGTGGGAGGGTGGGAGAGTGGGAGGGCAGGCAGTGGACGCATCCCACCACCCCATCACCCCATCACCCCATCACTCGACGGACCCCCTAACCTGGTCGGACGGCAGACAGAGTGGGCGGTGCTGCACCAGTGGGGCCAGGGACTGGGGCGACTCGGCCCGGCAGATCCGGCTCGGCCCGTGCTGCTGCTGACGGGGGAGCCGGGGATTGGCAAGACCCGCTTGTTAGAAGAATTTTGCGCTAGGGTGCAGCAACAGCAGGGGCGGGTGCTGTGGGGGAGCGGTTTTGCGGCGGAGATGATGCGCCCCTACGGCATCTGGATTGATGCGCTGCGATCGCTCGCTCTGCCCACCAAAGCAGAGCTTGCCCTCGAGCTGGGTTTTTTGCTGCCGGAGCTGGGCCAGCCTACCCAGGCGCTGCCCGACCCCAGCCACCTGTTCGATGCGGTGGTGAAACTGCTGGAGCAATGGGCCAGGCAGGCGCCGCTTCTGCTGGTACTGGATGACATTCAATGGCTGGATGAGGCGTCGGCGGCGCTGCTGCACTACGCCCTGCGGGTGCTGCGATCGCGGCCAGTGTGGATGGCATGCACGGCACGGTCGGGGGAGCTGGCCGACAATGCCGCCGTGGCCAAGGTGCTGCGATCGCTGCGGCGGGAGCAGCGGCTGCAAACCCTGGCGATTTCCCCCTTAGATGCAGGCCAGATCGCTGAGTTGATGACTCGATCGACGGCAACCGCCCCCAGTTTGGCAGCCGAGCAGGTGTTTGTGGACAGCGGCGGCAACCCCCTGCTGGCGCTGGAAATTGCGCGATCGCAGGGGCACGCCCAAACTAGCTCCGCCAGCAGTCTGGAGGTGCTAATCGGCGATCGCCTGGAGCAGCTCGACGATTCCACCCGCGAGCTACTGCCCTGGCTGGCGGCGTTGGGCCGCAGTTTTCAACCCAGCACCGTTGCCCTGGTGGCCGACTGCTCCACGGGGCAGCTGTTGACGGCGATCGAGCAGCTCGAGCAGCAGTCCATCATTCGCCCTACCACAGCGCTGTCCGGTGCCACGCCGCCGATCAACGGGTATGACTTTGCCCACGGCATCATCCGCCAGGTGGTCTACCAGCAGCTCTCGGCCCCCCGCCGCCAGCTGATTCACCAGCAGATTGCCCAGCGGTTGCACCAGCAGGCCCCCGACGACGACACCCTGGCCAGCGACATTGCCTACCATGCCGGGTTGGGCGGTGACCCTGCCCTAGCGGTGGCGGCGGCGGTGCGGGCCGCCGAGCACAGCCTCAAGCTGTTTGCCTACGGCGAGGCGCTCCACCAGGCCCAGCAGGGGCTGGCTCACTGTCAGGCGCTCGATCGCCCGGCCCAGATTTTGGCTCAGACCCAGCTGCTGCGCGTGTCGGCCCTGGCGGGGTTTTCGGCGGAGTCTGCCGCCCAGCTCGAAGTCGAGGCCCAGCAGCTCATGCAGGAAGCCAAACGCCTGGGCCTGACCGACGCCGAAGCCGGGGCGCTAGAAATTCTGCTGATTTTGCAGTTTGAGGGAAACAATTACCGCAAAGTGCACCAGCACTCCCTGCGGGCGGCTGAAGTCGGTCGTCTGGCCAGCCCCGTGACCACGGCGCGGATGCTGGCCTACAGTGGGGCCTGCCTGGCCGAAATTGGCCGCGACATGGCCCGTGCTGAAGCGCTGCTGCTAGAGGCCCAGGCTTTGGCCAGCCGGGCGGGCATCGAGCACTGTGACATTGCCAGCGGCTTGGGGTCGGTGCATCGCCACTGCGGGCGCTACGACCAGGCCCGGTTGCACTTTCAGCGGGCCTGGCGCATGGCCCAGACCCAGCGCGACCACTGGCGCGAATCGACCTGCCTGAGCTACCTAGCGATGACCGAGCTAGAGGCCGGGGCCCCGGATGCGGCCCTGCCCTACTGTGCCGAAATTGTCGCTGTAGCGGCCCACATGCCCGAAGACAGCAGTGCGGCAGCGATCGCCCAGGCTCTGGCAGCGGTGGCCCACTACCAGCTCGACACCCCCGCCGCCGCGCCCGAGCTGGCCCAGGCGATCGCCGCCCTGGAAGAGGCCGATGCCAAACGTATGCTGGCCTACGTGCTGATGCAGGCGGCTGAGATGGATCTGAGGTGCGATCGCCCCGATCTCGCCCTCAGCCGCGCCGAGCTGGCCCTGGCCCATGCTCAGATCATCAACCACCCCAGCGAAATTGCCCAGAGCTGGGCGATCGCGGTGCAGGGGGCGATCGCCACAGCAAACATGCCCCAGGCCATTGCCCAGTTTGAGGCCCTCTACCCTACTATCAACCTCTACGACCTCAGCCTGCCCGCCCAAACCGCCGTCAACCAGGCCGTCCAGCAAATACAGCCCGATCGCAAATAAGGAACCTCCCATGTCGCTTATCGTTGTCGAAACCCTGGCCGATGCACCCCTGACCCCAGAGAACCCTACCGAAACCGACTACAAAATCCTCGACTGCCTGGGGGCGCGCCTGGGCACCTGGCAGTATTCGCTGCTATCGAGCGATCGCCTGCGCATGCTCTGTGTCTTCGAGGCTCCCGACGCCGAGGCGGTGCGCGAGTCCTACCACCGAGCCGGGGGTGCCTTTGACCGGATTTGGAGCGCCCAGCGGATGGCGCCAGCCACGCCGTCCCAGGCTAATGGGGCCACACTCCAGGTGATTGAGAGCGTCTATTCCCCAGCGCTGACCCTTGACCAGTGGCAGGCCACCCACGACTCGCTCCAGGCCTACTTTGCAGGGCAAGAAGGGGTGGAATGGGTCAAGTCCTACCTTTCGCTCAACCGCATCCGAGGCTTTTGTGAACTGTATGCCCCCGACACCGAGGTAATACAGGCGGGCTATCGACAGGCGGGGGGGCCGTTTCATCGGGTGTGGTCGGCGAAGGTGATTCAGGCCTAGGGCAGGCGGAGGAGATATTACCGACCGGATGGCGCCTTGGAGACCTGGCCTGGCGGTAGGGCGGCGTCAGCAGGGGAATGATGTCGGTGGCGGGGATGGTGCGATCGCAAATCTGCAATGCGCTAGTCATAGGGGGCAACCTCAATGAATTGCTGGGACTTGAAGCAGGGAAAGTTGAGATCCCAGGGTTCTAAGCGCAAGGCTTTGGTCATTTGGGCTGGTGGGTCGCAGAACCCTGGGATTTGGGTTAGAACGGGTCGGTGCTCAACACTCTGGTCAGCGGTGTGTACTGGACGCTAAAGATAAGCGCTGTTGCGTAGGAAGCAGCGTTTAAGGGGCGATCACGAGTCCAATCGCCGCCAGTGCCTTGAATCTGAATAATGTTGTTGGCGTCGTAGCGCTCCTTGAATCCCCTGGTGCCGACAATCTCATGCTTCAGGGTGTCGTAGATGAAACTAATCCCCTGCTCCCCCCACTCTGGGGCAATGTCGGCCCGGTCGTGGCCAGTTTTGTCGTCATCGTTGATATCTACATGCACTGCCAAGAACCGCCGATTGGGGTTGACAAAGTGAGTGAACGTTTGATCTCTAACCACGTCACTATCGGTGAAAGGGCCAAAGTCAAACCTGCGATCGTCAATTCTCACCGTGCCGACAAAGTCAGCCTGATGCCAGTTGGTAAACGGCACTCGGGGGTCAAACTGTTGTATTGCACGGATTTCGTGCAGTATCACCCGGATTCGTCCCTCTGCCAGCGGGTTTGCCTCCAAACTGAGGCGGTAGGCGCTGGTGCCTGAGCGGGCTGGGTTTCGCACTTGCAGGTAGTAGGTGCCAGGAAGAAGCATCCTGTGTTCAATCGTCTGAATTTGAGTGCCGGGTTGGGTCGATAGCTTAAGTCGCTCGATTGAATTGTTGCCTGCACCAGACGTGTCTTCGCGGTGAAGCGTCAACGTCACCCCTCCCCGCAGCGGTGTGGCCACGGCCTTAAAGGTCACCGACTGGGTCAGGGTAAAGCGATAGAATCGACTAGATTGGGGGCCAGCGTTCATGGCTCCGGCAAACTCCCGTAACCCATTGAGATGTCCGGTAATGACATCGGCTCGCTCCATCACATCTGCCGTGGCGGGCACCTGGGGCATACCCACCCGAGCGGAAAGGTGGATGCGGTAGTTGCTGAACCCCCCAAGGTCGCGACCTACCTCCAGGAGGTAGGTTCCTGCCCCCAGCCCTTCTAGGTGCAGAGGTTGACTGGGCTGGGCTGGGGAATGGGTGCCAAGAATTACATCTTTGGCTTCGACAGCATCGTCAGGGAAAAACTGACGGATTAAACGCATCGGCACCGCTGGGCTTTCCTTGCTCCAGCCCACGAACAGGGTAGCGGGTTGATGCAGGACAAAGCGATAGTAGTCCACTACAGTACCCACCACATTGCGACCCACAATTTCGCGGTGGTAGGTCTGAGCGTGGGAGGCACTGGCGGGTACCAGGTCGCCAAAGCTCATAGCCCGAGTCGGGGTGGACGTATGGCGTTCGGGGATAACGGTTTGAGCAGTCATGACGGGTTCTCCTTGGGGGAATAGATTAAGGTTTGGAGGTTTATGGCCTGGGGGAGGGCGTTGGCTACCCTTTGCCGTGCATCCGGCATCTAACACTCACTACCCCAGCAGGCCCAGCTGCTTAAACAGGCCGATCGCATCTTCTTCGCCGCGCTCTTCGACAATGCGGCCCTCCAGCAGGCGGTAGATGATGATGCCGCTGAAGCGAACAGAGCGTCTGGTCGCTTCCAGATTCAAAAAGCCGATGGGGCCAGTGTTGGTGCCCTCTGCCGTCCAGGCAATGACGACCTTGTCGCCCTCGCCAACCACGTCGGTCATCGTGAATTGCAGATCGGGCAGGGCGGTGTGCACATCGCTGACCCAGGCTTTGAAGCCATCGCGATCGAGCGGCGCAGGCAAAATTGGGTAGTCAACAATGAAATCGGGGCTGGTGAACTGGTCTACGACAGCGAGACGGCCTTTACCCCAGGTGGCGTCGCAGAACTGCTGGGCAATCTGCTTATTGCGTTCGGTGGGAGTAGGGCAAAACCACTGGTGGGCGGTGCGGCGCTGCAGGGGCAAGAGGTTGGGGGCAAGCATTAGGGGACTCCTTTTGGGGGTGGATGGGTGGATGGGTAGGCGGGTGGGCGGGTGGATGGGAACGCATTGAGGGCTGGTAGGGGCAGCGCGATCACACCCCGATCGCGGACAACGGATTTTGATTCAGATGCGCCCAGGCGATGGGCAGACAGGCATTGGCGATCGCCTCCACGTGACGAAAGTCAGTGCCGCAGCAGCCGCCCAGCACAGTGATCTGGGGAAACTGCGCCCGCAGGGCACGGTACTGCTGGCCCAGTTCGGCGGGGTTGCCGTCGTCCAGGGTTTCGGCCTCATCCAGCTCGGCATGGCTGAGGGTGGAGGCGTTGGCCCGCAGGGCGCGAATGCGCTGTACCCAGGGCTCGCCAGCGATCAGGGCATCGGCGAAGTGGGTGGGGTGGGCGCAATTGATCATGTAGTAGGCTGGCCCGTTGCCCGTGGCGCCATCCACCTGGGCAATGGCCTCGCCCAGGCTTTGCCCGCTGGGCAGGTGGCCATCGGTCTCCACGGTGAAGGAAATCACCACGGGCAGGCCCACCGCCTGGGCCGCGCGGACGATGCCGATGGCTTCCTGCACATAGTTCATGGTGAAGGCGCTAGCCAGGTCGGCCCCGGCCTCGGCAAAGGCCTGGATTTGGGGCCGGTGGTAGGTTTCGGCTGCGGCCACGGTCATGGCGGTGCTGACGCTGTAGCCATCGCCCCGGGGGCCAATGCAGCCGCTGACGACGATTGGGGTGTCGGGGGTGGCGTAGGCCTGGCGCAGCAGGTGCAGCAGGGCGATCGCCTCGCGGTTGGCCGTGGCCAGTTCCTCCGCTGAGTAGCCCAGGCGGCTACCCCAGTCGGAGTTGGCCCGCCAGGTGGGGGACTCTAACACAAAGCCCACCCGCTGCTGAACGGCCAGATCGAGGTAGGTGCGAAAGTAGTTGGCGATCGCCTGGTAGCCCTCGGCGGTTTTCAGCAGGTCGAAGGCAGCGAAGTGGGGCAAGTCAAGGCCCTGATGGAAGATAAAGGTGGTTTCCATGCCGCCGTCGGTGAGGAAGAGGCGATCGGCGAGTTGGGGGAGGGGGGGGTAGGCATGGGTGGGGGACTCCTTGGGGAATGGGGGTGAGGGGATGGGTGAGGGGGTGAGGGGAACATCAACCAACGGGCGCACCGAGCCGTCAGCGCTGCAACTGGGGGTTGCAGACTGAGGGTTGCCGAGCCGCAGCGGACTCGTTTGATTCAGGCTGAAAGCTTGGTGGTCAGGGGCTCATGGGTGGAGCACCGCTGATGTTTCTAACGATAGGGGCAAACTTTGGGCCTGTCTTTACAGAAAAGTATGCAGATGGGTAGGGTTGGCTGCCCTCAAGAGTATGGTGATGGGCTCAAGGTATGGTCTTGGCCATACCTGGGCGGAATCGGGGGCGATCGCCCCTACGAGAGCCTGAGGATCGAAGCCATCCTGGGGCTGCCAACGGCTCAAAAGTCTACTCTGATCGCCCTGGGGGCATAGGGGACGAAATAGAGTCCGGCCATTGACTAAACTACACCGTTCAGTTAAATTTTTGACAACAGCCCTTTCGCTACGGTTTGGGCTGAGGTTATGGGCTGTTAGCCTCACATTTGTGTCTTGCCCCTGTTACGTCTATGTCTATCAACCCTGATCAACCCTGGAGAAGGCCGAGTTTTTGGCTTTTAATTGGTGCTCTACTGATTGTGGGCACTGGCTCTACCCTGGCCGTTCGCAACGTTTTGCAAACCCGCCAGGCGGCCCGAGAGCAGGCCGAGCTACCGCCCCCCCGCCAGGTTAAGGTGGTGGCCCTGGGTCGGGTTGAGCCCGCCAGTCGGGTGATCGACGTCGCCCCGTCGGAGTCGGGCCGCATTGAGCGCCTGGAGGTGCAAAGGGGCGATCGCGTTGAGGCGGGCCAGATTCTCGCCTACCTCGACACCTACGATGTGCGCCGGGCCGAGCGCGATGTGGCCGCCAGTCAGCTGGCCGAGGCCCGCGCCCAGCTGGAGGCCGAAACCACCCTGGGCCGTTCCCAGGTGCAGGAGGCCAGCACCCGCGTGGCCCAAATCGACGGGCCGCAGCAGGCCGCGATCGCCGCCCAGCAATCTGCCATAGAGAGTCTCCAGGCCGAGCTGAGCGTGGCCGAAATTGATCTGGCTCGGTTTCAAGAGCTCAACGCCTCGGGGGCGATCTCCCGCCAGGAGTTCGATCGCCAGCAGGCCACCGTCAACAGTTTGCGCGCCGATCTGGGCAACGCCCAGGCAACTAAACAGCGGCTAGAGCAGACCCGCCTCAGCGACATTCAAAACGCCCAGGCCCAGGTGGTTTCGGCCCGCGCCACCAGCACCCGCGCCCAGGTGGCCAGCCGGGTCGACTCGGCGGCCCAGAGTCTGGCCCTGGCCGAGGCCCAGCTGGCCCGCACCATCGTGCGATCGCCCCAGGCCGGACAGGTGCTCGATATTTTTGCCTACCCCGGTGAGGCAGTGTCGGCCTCCGGGGGGCCGATTGTGGCCCTGGGGGACACTCGCCAGATGGTGGTGGTGGCGGAGGTCTACGAAACCGACGTGGGTCTGGTCAGGCTGGGGCAACCGGTCACCATCACCAGCCGCAATGGGGCCTTTAGCGAGACCCTGACCGGCACCGTCAGCGAAATTGGCCTGCAAATTGCCAAAAACGACGTGCTCGACGACGACCCCGCCGCCAACGCCGATGCCCGCGTGGTCGAGGTGCGGGTGGCGGTGGACCAGAGCGAGGCCGTGGCGGCACTGACCAACCTCCAGGTCGATGTCGCCATCGACATTGAGTCGTGAGGGCACCATGAAACTCCCCTCCCTGCCCCGCATTCCCCTGGCCTGGTACAACCTGCGCCACGATCGCCCCCGCCTGCTCGTGGCCGTGGCCGGGGTCACCTTTGCGGTGCTGCTGATGTTTATGAACCTGGGCTTTTTGGGAGCGCTGGTCAGCACCACCACCAACTTCTACGACCAGTTCAACGGCGACATTTTTTTAATCTCGCCCCAGTCGCTGGAAATTAGCTCCACCAAGGCATTCCCCCGCGAGCGGCTGTACCAGGCGGCGGGGCTTGAGGGGGTGGCGCGCACCATGCCCCTCTACGCCGAGTACGCCCTCTGGAAAAACCCCGAAACCAGCCTCAGTCGGGCCATGTTTGTCTACGCCTTCAACCCCAGCGACCCGGTATTTTTGATGCCCGAGCTGAATACCCCTGGGGCCAGTCAGGCGCTTCAGCAGCCCAACTCGGTATTTATCGACCGGCGATCGCGGCCCGAGTTTGGCCCCCAGACCGTGGGCCTCGAAACCGAAGCCGACCGCCGCCGCATCACCATTGTCGGCCAGTACGACCTGGGCGGAGGCTTTGCCGCCGACGGCACTTTGATCATGAGCGACCAGAACTTTCGCCGCTACTTTGCCCCCCGTTCCCTCAACCAGATCAACCTGGGCCTGGTGCTGCTGGAGCCGGGGGCCGACGCCCAGCGGGTCAAGCTGGCTCTCCAGAATCAGCTCCCCGCCGATGTTGAGGTCTACACCAAACCCGAAATCGTTCTCAAAGAAAGCCAGTTCTGGATTCAAACCACATCGATTGGCTTCATCTTTGGGCTGGGGGTGCTGGTGTCGTTCATCGTTGGCACGGTGATTGTGTACCAAATTCTCTACACCGACATTCGCGACCACCTGCGGGAATACGCGACGCTGAAGGCGATCGGCTATAGCGGCGGTTACCTGTTTAAGACCGTGATCCAAGAGGCCATTTTGCTGGCCCTGATGGGCTACGTGCCGGGGCTGGTGCTGGCCCTGGGGCTTTATGAACTGGCTTACAACGCCACGGCGGGCACGCTGCCCATGCAGATGACCATTTTTCGGGTGGTGTTTGTTTTTACCCTGACGGTGCTGATGTGCGCCCTGTCGGGCTTGATCTCGGTACGCAAGGCGGTGACAGCCGATCCGGCGGAGGTGTTTGCGTGATGCAGCGAACTCCGCTAGCCCTCCTCAACCTGCTCCACGATCGCAAGAAGTTCCTCACCTCGATGGCCGGGGTGGCCTTTGCGGTGCTGCTGATGTTTTTGTTCACGGGGTTCAAAAATGCCCTCTACGACAGCCAGACCCAGTTGCTCAGTCGGCTCAATGGCGATATCGTGCTGATCAACCGGCTGAAGGAAAACATGTTTGTGCCCCGGGCCTTTGCCCGTCGCCGCCTCTACCAGGCCCAGGCCTTCGACGGCGTGGAGGGGGCCTACGCCCTCTACATCAACGATGCCCGCTGGAAAAATCCGGAGACCCGCAAAACCCGTCCGGTGCGGGTGATCGCCTACAACCCCTCCGACCCGGTGCTGCCGCTGCCGGAGATTCTAAATCACCAGCAGGAGCTGCGCCTGCCGAATACGGCGCTGATTGACGTGCGATCGCGCGCTGAGGTCGGCCCCCGCGAAACCGGCGTGATCACCGAGCTGGCCGATCGCGAAATTCGCATTGTCGGCACCTTCAGCCTGGGCACCGACTTTGCCTCGGGCAACGGCAACTTGATCATGAGCGACCAGAACTTTTTGCGGTTTTTTGCCAATCGCGGGCCTGAGGAAACCGAGCGCAGCTTTGCCACCGCCGACATTGGTCTGCTGCGGGTGGCCCCCGGTGCCGACGTGGCTACCCTGGTGCAAACCCTGCGGGACAACCTGCCCCAGGATGTACTGGTGCTGCCCATGGATGGCCCGGAGGGGTTCATCGCCCGGGAGCGCACCTACTGGGAAGAGAACACCAACATCGGCTTTGTGTTTTCGCTGCTGACCACCATGGGCTTTGTGGTGGGAATTATTCTGGTCTACCAGATTCTCTACACCGACGTGGCCGACCACTGGTCGGAGTACGCCACCCTGAAGGCGATCGGCTACGACAATGCCTACCTGTTCGGGGTGGTAATTCAGGAGGCGGTTATTCTCTCGGTGCTGGGATTTATCCCTGGGCTGCTGATCAGCGCCCTGTTCTACAACCTGGGGGCCGCCGTTACCGGGCTGCTGTTTCAGCTCACCCTACAGCGAGTCGCTAACATTTACATCATGACGTTTGTGATGTGCCTGATTTCCGGTGCCATTGCGGTCCGCAAGGTGCAGCGTACTGACCCCGCCGAGGTATTTGGCCTATGAGTTCTGCCCCGCCCACATCCCCGTCTGCCCTGCCCGCCGCTGTTGAAGCGTCGATTCGGGTGGGCAGCCTCAGCTATTTCTTTGGCCGGGGCGATCTGCGCAAGCAGGTGCTGTTTGACATTAGCCTCGACCTGCACCCCGGCCAGATTGTGATCATGACCGGCCCCTCCGGCTCAGGCAAAACTACCCTGCTGACGCTGATTGGGGCGCTGCGATCGGCCACCGAGGGCAGCCTCCAGGTGCTGGGGCAGGAGCTGGTGGGGTTGGGCGATCGCCAGCTGGTGGGCATTCGCCGCAACATCGGCTTCATTTTTCAGGCCCACAATCTGTTTGAGTCGCTGACGGCGGCCCAGAATGTGGAAATGGCGGTGGAGCTAACCGGCCAATTCGGCAGCAAGCGCCAGCAGGCGATCGACATCCTCAGCCAGGTGGGGCTGGCCGAGCGGGCCGACTACAAGCCGGGGGCCCTGAGCGGCGGGCAAAAGCAGCGGGTGGCGATCGCCCGTGCCCTGGTCAACCAGCCCCAGCTGATTCTGGCCGACGAACCCACCGCCGCCCTCGACAAGCAGTCGGGCCGCGACGTGGTCACCCTGATGCAGCACCTGGCCCAGGAAAAGGGCTGCACCATCCTCATGGTCACCCACGACAACCGCATTCTGGACGTAGCGGATCGCATCATCAACCTGGTGGACGGGCGGCTGGAGTCCGACGAAAGCCCCCAGCAGTTCGTAGACTCCCACGCCCCCAAGTCCCTCGATCAAAAAATGTTCATCATGTGAGGGGCTGGCGAAAGCCGGTTGCGCCACCCAGAAGCAATGGTGGCACTGCCCACGCTACAAAGACTAGGATTCACTACCCATCCCCCCTCCCCCCCATCCACCCATCCCCCCTCCCCCCCATGCCCATCTCCTTCGCCAGCAACGTCCAGGCCCTCACCTACACCAAAGTCGCCGACTACCTGCAAACCGCCGCCCTGTTCAAAGACAACCTGCGAGCCTACGGTGACATCCCCCGCTTCGACGTGCTCTACGGCTCTACCCTGGTCGAAATCGAGGTGTTGCCCTGGGAAGTTCATCCCTGGGAAAAGGCCGACCTGGCGACGGTGCGGGCCACTAGCTGCGTCACCATCGGCAGCACCATCGACCACGAACTGATGCACTTTTTGCTCACCGAAAACCGCCGCATGCGGTTTGGGGCTTTTCACCTCGACGAAGCCAACCAGGTGCTGTTTGCCGAGAGCGTTCTGGGCGGCGAAAACATGGATCTGATGGAGCTTCAGACCTGCATTCTCTCCGTCGTCACCATCGCC from Leptolyngbya sp. KIOST-1 carries:
- the devC gene encoding ABC transporter permease DevC yields the protein MKLPSLPRIPLAWYNLRHDRPRLLVAVAGVTFAVLLMFMNLGFLGALVSTTTNFYDQFNGDIFLISPQSLEISSTKAFPRERLYQAAGLEGVARTMPLYAEYALWKNPETSLSRAMFVYAFNPSDPVFLMPELNTPGASQALQQPNSVFIDRRSRPEFGPQTVGLETEADRRRITIVGQYDLGGGFAADGTLIMSDQNFRRYFAPRSLNQINLGLVLLEPGADAQRVKLALQNQLPADVEVYTKPEIVLKESQFWIQTTSIGFIFGLGVLVSFIVGTVIVYQILYTDIRDHLREYATLKAIGYSGGYLFKTVIQEAILLALMGYVPGLVLALGLYELAYNATAGTLPMQMTIFRVVFVFTLTVLMCALSGLISVRKAVTADPAEVFA
- the devC gene encoding ABC transporter permease DevC produces the protein MQRTPLALLNLLHDRKKFLTSMAGVAFAVLLMFLFTGFKNALYDSQTQLLSRLNGDIVLINRLKENMFVPRAFARRRLYQAQAFDGVEGAYALYINDARWKNPETRKTRPVRVIAYNPSDPVLPLPEILNHQQELRLPNTALIDVRSRAEVGPRETGVITELADREIRIVGTFSLGTDFASGNGNLIMSDQNFLRFFANRGPEETERSFATADIGLLRVAPGADVATLVQTLRDNLPQDVLVLPMDGPEGFIARERTYWEENTNIGFVFSLLTTMGFVVGIILVYQILYTDVADHWSEYATLKAIGYDNAYLFGVVIQEAVILSVLGFIPGLLISALFYNLGAAVTGLLFQLTLQRVANIYIMTFVMCLISGAIAVRKVQRTDPAEVFGL
- a CDS encoding ATP-binding cassette domain-containing protein, which encodes MSSAPPTSPSALPAAVEASIRVGSLSYFFGRGDLRKQVLFDISLDLHPGQIVIMTGPSGSGKTTLLTLIGALRSATEGSLQVLGQELVGLGDRQLVGIRRNIGFIFQAHNLFESLTAAQNVEMAVELTGQFGSKRQQAIDILSQVGLAERADYKPGALSGGQKQRVAIARALVNQPQLILADEPTAALDKQSGRDVVTLMQHLAQEKGCTILMVTHDNRILDVADRIINLVDGRLESDESPQQFVDSHAPKSLDQKMFIM
- a CDS encoding T3SS (YopN, CesT) and YbjN peptide-binding chaperone 1, whose protein sequence is MPISFASNVQALTYTKVADYLQTAALFKDNLRAYGDIPRFDVLYGSTLVEIEVLPWEVHPWEKADLATVRATSCVTIGSTIDHELMHFLLTENRRMRFGAFHLDEANQVLFAESVLGGENMDLMELQTCILSVVTIADTYDDIIAQRFGGKRAIDRLEQRAIAP